From a single Ischnura elegans chromosome 7, ioIscEleg1.1, whole genome shotgun sequence genomic region:
- the LOC124162876 gene encoding uncharacterized protein LOC124162876, translated as MYLGREENIPWAMVSYALFLTQFSIHGALEVNEIYFDFSYVRDENPRIEKLTNAAQNLPIEDNEILCTNAAFPQDVSCFSRSFLDHWTKIYLGFKHKSRKNVACISTLRREANATLENNFVKFTHSFTVCYPDDHMLKKPSDLPFIPDRIRNGEIELILDRRRAKFRMEDVKFFFLSDFKNSEINMKPNAQNDMFDLGNERVMLVSFNKIVTVPAAAILGKYESLLYSPDLLPCAIDLRGRCRG; from the exons ATGTATCTTGGCCGCGAGGAGAATATTCCGTGGGCCATGGTGTCTTATGCGTTATTTTTAACGCAATTTTCCATACACGGTGCCCTGGAAGTCAATGAGATATACTTTGACTTTTCATATGTCCGCG ATGAGAATCCGAGGATAGAAAAATTAACCAATGCTGCTCAAAATCTTCCCATCGAGGACAATGAAATTTTGTGCACCAACGCCGCTTTCCCCCAGGATGTGAGCTGCTTTTCAAGATCATTTTTGGACCACTGGACTAAAATATACCTGGGATTTAAGCACAAGAGTCGAAAAAATGTAGCTTGCATCTCGACACTGAGAAGAGAAGCTAACGCCACGCTTGAGAATAATTTCGTTAAGTTCACCCATTCATTTACCGTATGTTATCCTGACGATCACATGCTGAAGAAACCTTCAGACTTGCCGTTCATCCCAGACAGGATAAGGAATGGTGAAATCGAGTTGATACTGGACAGGAGGCGAGCTAAATTCAGAATGGAagatgtaaaattttttttccttagtgATTTTAAAAACTCTGAGATAAATATGAAGCCCAATGCACAAAATGACATGTTTGACCTCGGAAATGAACGGGTGATGTTGGTGAGCTTTAATAAAATTGTGACGGTTCCGGCGGCGGCCATCCTAGGAAAGTATGAGTCCCTATTGTACTCGCCCGATTTATTGCCTTGTGCCATTGATTTACGAGGACGCTGCCGGGGATAA
- the LOC124162609 gene encoding uncharacterized protein LOC124162609, whose amino-acid sequence MNLGREVNIPWAMVSYALFLTQVSIHSAMELNEIYFDFSYVRDENPRLEKLANAAQNLSINDDDIFCTNAEFPQDVSCFSRSFLDDWNEIYLGFQHKSRKKVACATALKREAANNTIKNSIVKFTHSFTVCYPDDYRLEHLTNLPIITERIRNGEIKLILDRRQAKFRMEDVNTFILHDTETDFKVSTKEVYFPARNIVIKIGNERVMLVSFELNGWRPLSSIEGRYDESELNTDLLPCTIDLRGRCRG is encoded by the exons ATGAATCTTGGCCGCGAGGTGAATATTCCGTGGGCCATGGTGTCTTATGCGCTATTTTTAACGCAAGTTTCCATACACAGTGCCATGGAACTCAATGAGATATACTTTGACTTTTCATATGTCCGCG ATGAGAATCCGAGGTTAGAGAAATTAGCCAATGCTGCTCAAAACCTTTCCATCAACGACGACGACATTTTCTGCACCAACGCCGAATTTCCCCAAGACGTGAGCTGCTTTTCAAGATCGTTTTTGGACGACTGGAATGAAATATACCTGGGATTTCAGCACAAGAGCCGAAAAAAAGTTGCTTGCGCCACCGCCCTGAAAAGAGAAGCAGCTAACAATACGATAAAGAATAGTATCGTCAAGTTCACCCATTCATTTACCGTATGTTATCCTGACGATTACAGACTGGAGCACCTTACAAATTTGCCGATCATCACAGAAAGGATAAGGAATGGTGAAATCAAGTTGATACTGGACAGGAGGCAAGCTAAATTCAGAATGGAAGACGTAAACACTTTTATCCTTCATGACACCGAAACTGATTTTAAAGTCTCTACGAAGGAGGTATATTTCCCCGCACGGAATATAGTGATAAAGATCGGAAATGAACGAGTAATGTTGGTGAGCTTTGAGCTGAACGGCTGGCGTCCGTTGTCGTCCATCGAAGGAAGGTATGATGAATCTGAGTTAAACACGGATTTATTGCCTTGTACAATTGATTTACGAGGACGCTGCCGGGGGTAA